Within the Leptospira licerasiae serovar Varillal str. VAR 010 genome, the region CGAGGTGGATAAGGACTCCGGACTCATCAAACTGGATCGTGTACTTTTTGCCTCCGCTCACTATCCTGCTCATTACGGTTTTATCCCGCAAACTCTAGGAGATGATAAAGATCCTTTGGATATCTTAGTGCTTTGTTCTGAAGAAGTCCCTCCACTATGTTTAGTCCCGGCAAGAGTAGTCGGGGTAATGAGGATGATAGACAGAGGAGAAGGTGACGAAAAGATCCTGGCAGTCGCTTCGGGAGACAGAAGTTTCGACGGAATCGAACATGTCTCTCAGCTTCCGAACTCGTTTAGAGCTGAGTTAACGCATTTCTTCTCCGTTT harbors:
- a CDS encoding inorganic diphosphatase — its product is MQHPWHEASPGPNPPHEVHALVEIPSGSKAKFEVDKDSGLIKLDRVLFASAHYPAHYGFIPQTLGDDKDPLDILVLCSEEVPPLCLVPARVVGVMRMIDRGEGDEKILAVASGDRSFDGIEHVSQLPNSFRAELTHFFSVYKQLEKKEVRVEEPEGPEVAKELILRALDFYKQKFPKK